Genomic DNA from uncultured Desulfuromusa sp.:
CCATTCAGATTGCCGAACGTTGTAACCTGGAGCTTGATTTTGATACCTATCACTTTCCTCAATACAGCAAACCAGCAGATAAAACTCTTGATCAGGTGTTGGAAGAACAAAGTCGCGCAGGGCTGGAAGAACGTCTCAACGAAATCAGAAAGCTTCGCGATTTAAGTGAAGATGATCTACAGGCTTATTATGATCGTCTGGAAGAAGAGTTGACCTGTATTGAGCAGATGGGATTTCCCGGATATTTTCTGATTGTTGCCGATTTTATCAATTGGGGGAAAGATCAAGGTATTCCTGTTGGTCCAGGGCGCGGATCAGCCGCTGGGAGCCTGGTTGCTTACGCGATTCGAATTACCGATATTGATCCGATACCGTACAATCTTCTGTTTGAACGGTTTTTGAATCCCGAACGGATTTCAATGCCTGATATTGATGTTGATTTTTGCATCTATGGACGTGAGCGGGTGATTGAGTATGTGCGGCAGAAATATGGGGCTGAAAATGTCGCTCAGATTATTACTTTTGGAACAATGCAGGCAAAAGGAGCTCTACGTGATGTTGGCCGGGCACTTAATATTCCCTATGGAGAAGTGGATAAAATTGCCAAACTGGTACCAAACATCCTTGGGATTACCTTAAAGCAGGCTATAGAGCAGGAACCACAATTAAAAACTCTGATCGGAAAAGATTCTAAAATTAAAGAACTGGCAACGATTTCTCTGGCTCTTGAAGGGTTGACTCGCCATGCGTCTACCCATGCTGCTGGTGTTGTGGTGACCCCCAAACAGCTTCCCGAATACCTTCCCCTCTATGTTGATCCTAAATCCGGCGGGCAAGTGACTCAGTACCCGATGAAATATGTCGAAAAAATCGGTCTGGTCAAGTTTGATTTTCTCGGGTTGAAAACTTTGACGGTTATTGAAAATGCTGTGCGAATAATTCGTGAGGGAAAGGATGAGAAATTTGACCTGCAATTGATTCCTGACGATGACAAAACAACATTTGAGCTTTTGAGTCGCGGTGAAACAACGGGAGTTTTTCAGCTCGAGTCGAGTGGGATGAAAGAATATCTGGTCAAGTTGAAGCCCAACTGTTTTGAAGATTTAATTGCTATGGTGGCTTTGTATCGTCCCGGCCCGTTGGGTTCTGGGATGGTTGATTCATTCATCAAAAGAAAGCACGGAACAGAACAATTTAAATACGATTTTTCTCAGCTTGAGCCAATCCTTAAGGATACTTACGGGGTTATTGTTTATCAGGAACAGGTTATGTTAATTGCTCAGGTTCTGGCAAAATATAGCCTGGGTGCAGCTGACCTGTTGCGCCGTGCTATGGGGAAAAAGAAGCCTGAAGAGATGGCGAAGCAGAAGAAAATTTTTCTTGCCGGTGCCGCTGAAAACAACCTTAACCTCAAGAAGGCTGAATCTGTCTTCGATCTGATGGAGAAGTTTGCTGCTTACGGTTTTAATAAATCCCATTCTGCAGCTTATGCCTTGATCGCTTATCAAACGGCCTACTTAAAAGCACATTATCCTGTTGAATTTATGGCAGCCCTCCTCACCGAGGATATGGAAAACACCGATAAGGTGATTAAGAATATCAGTGAGGTTCGTGCCATGGGAGTTGAAGTTCTCCCGCCGGACATTAATGCCTCGGCGCGTTCTTTCACTGTTGCCGAAGACGTCATGCGCTTTGGCCTTGGTGCCGTCAAAGGAGTTGGTTCTGCGGCTCTTGATTCAATTCAACAGGTCCGGAAGGATGAGCCCTTCTCATCATTGCAGGATTTTTGTGAGCGTGTTGATTTGCGTAAGGTCAATAAAAAGGTTGTTGAGGCGCTGATCAAATGTGGCGCGTTTGATTCTCTCGGTGGGAAGCGGGCCCAATTTTTTGCCGGGCTGGAAGAGGCAATGGATATTGGGCAGCGTCAGCAACGTGAGAAAGAGTCAGGGCAGGATTCCTTGTTTGGCAGCCAGGAGATACTCTCTGTTGGCGGCAACGGGTATGGTGTCCTTCCCGATGTTGATGAATGGGATGAAAAAACTCTTCTGGGTTATGAAAAAGAGATTCTTGGTTTTTATGTCACCGGTCACCCTTTGGCCCGTTACAGCGACTCTATCAAGCGCTTTGCAACCTGTGAGGCGTCTGCTTTGCCTGAACGTACAGACAAGGAGCAGGTGCGCATATGTGGAATTGTTTCGGGGATCAAGGAACTGATCACTAAAAAAGGTGATCGCATGGCATTTGTCTCTCTGGAGGATTTGAGTGGCTCAGTTGAAGTTATCGTATTCCCTGAGGTTTACAGCGCTTCAATGGATCTTTTGAAAGGTGAGGAGCCATTACTGATAAGCGGGGAGCTGGATGTGGGAGAGGAAGCCTGCAAAATACTGGCAACGGAAGTTGCTTTGCTCCGCGATGTCAAGCAGACAATGGCCAAGAGGGTTCATATCAGATTAACAACTCCGGGACTGGATGAGATGCAAATGCGCCAGCTCAAAGGGATTGTGCAACGATACCGGGGAAATTGTGATGTGAAATTGCACATCGTTATCCCGAATCGAAGTGAAACAATCATTTCTTTACCTGACCAGTTGAAGATGTCAGCTTCCGATGAAGCTTTGGCTGATGTAGATGCCTTGTTTGGATATAGTGTTATGAATTATGAATGATATAACGTAGAGCTTGTCGCTGTCTTGACTTGACCTCTGCCTGTTGAAGATTTATGTTTAATGATTAAAGCTGGGATAATGAAATAAAATAATAAATAAATGTTTTCAGACAGGGAGAACCTTGATGAATCAATACTTGGATTTTGAACAACCCATTGCCGACCTTGAGACTAAAATTGGAGAATTACGCGAATACTCTACAGATAATGTCGATTTCTCCAGTGAAATAAAAAAGCTTGAAAAGAAAGCTGATCGATTAAAAAAAGAAGTTTATTCCAATCTCAGTCGTTGGCAACGGACTCAATTGGCTCGTCATGCCAAACGCCCTTACACTCTTGACTATATCGAGCGTATTTTTACGGATTGGTCTGAAGTTCATGGTGACAGGAATTATCGAGATGATCCTGCTCTGGTCTGTGGCTTTGCCAGGATTGATGGAAAACCATGCTGTGTTATAGGACATCAGAAGGGTCGCAATACCAAAGAAAAGGTTCACCGAAATTTTGGTATGCCCAACCCTGAAGGTTATCGTAAGGCACTAAGGGTTATGCAGTTGGCCGATCAGTTTGGGTTGCCGATTTTTACTTTTGTTGATACTCCCGGAGCTTTTCCGGGCATTGGTGCCGAGGAGCGTGGTCAGGCAGAAGCTATCGCCAGAAATTTAAGGGAGATGGCAATGCTGCGTGTTCCGGTTATTGTTACAATTACAGGTGAGGGCGGTTCTGGCGGGGCCCTAGCTATAGCTGTTGGGAATCGGGTGTTGATGATGCAGTATTCGGTCTATGCTGTAATCTCTCCAGAGGGGTGTGCAGCTATTTTATGGAGTGATGGCAGCAAGGGAAATGAAGCTGCAGAAGCTTTAAAATTGACAGCGCAGGATGTCGATAGT
This window encodes:
- a CDS encoding acetyl-CoA carboxylase carboxyltransferase subunit alpha, with the translated sequence MNQYLDFEQPIADLETKIGELREYSTDNVDFSSEIKKLEKKADRLKKEVYSNLSRWQRTQLARHAKRPYTLDYIERIFTDWSEVHGDRNYRDDPALVCGFARIDGKPCCVIGHQKGRNTKEKVHRNFGMPNPEGYRKALRVMQLADQFGLPIFTFVDTPGAFPGIGAEERGQAEAIARNLREMAMLRVPVIVTITGEGGSGGALAIAVGNRVLMMQYSVYAVISPEGCAAILWSDGSKGNEAAEALKLTAQDVDSLGTVIDEVIPEPLGGVHQDHDLAAETLKSYLLKHLNELEEYSPEGLIEQRYQRFRAIAEFEEPKS
- the dnaE gene encoding DNA polymerase III subunit alpha, with product MEHSNFVHLHLHSQYSLLDGAIKLDELITRAKEFKMPAIAVTDHGNMFGAVEFYSKAMSAGVKPIIGCEVYVAPGSRFTKGNARGSSEASYHLVLLCMNQTGYRNICHLVSAAYREGFYYKPRIDWELLVEHNEGLIALSACLGGELPTLINLNHQEEALERAGQMAKIFDNQRFYLELQENFLPEQAKANAGLISIAKELDLPLVATNDCHYLSREDSFAHEVLLCIQTGKTMDDPNRMRFPNDEFYVKSSEEMAKLFPDHPEAIANTIQIAERCNLELDFDTYHFPQYSKPADKTLDQVLEEQSRAGLEERLNEIRKLRDLSEDDLQAYYDRLEEELTCIEQMGFPGYFLIVADFINWGKDQGIPVGPGRGSAAGSLVAYAIRITDIDPIPYNLLFERFLNPERISMPDIDVDFCIYGRERVIEYVRQKYGAENVAQIITFGTMQAKGALRDVGRALNIPYGEVDKIAKLVPNILGITLKQAIEQEPQLKTLIGKDSKIKELATISLALEGLTRHASTHAAGVVVTPKQLPEYLPLYVDPKSGGQVTQYPMKYVEKIGLVKFDFLGLKTLTVIENAVRIIREGKDEKFDLQLIPDDDKTTFELLSRGETTGVFQLESSGMKEYLVKLKPNCFEDLIAMVALYRPGPLGSGMVDSFIKRKHGTEQFKYDFSQLEPILKDTYGVIVYQEQVMLIAQVLAKYSLGAADLLRRAMGKKKPEEMAKQKKIFLAGAAENNLNLKKAESVFDLMEKFAAYGFNKSHSAAYALIAYQTAYLKAHYPVEFMAALLTEDMENTDKVIKNISEVRAMGVEVLPPDINASARSFTVAEDVMRFGLGAVKGVGSAALDSIQQVRKDEPFSSLQDFCERVDLRKVNKKVVEALIKCGAFDSLGGKRAQFFAGLEEAMDIGQRQQREKESGQDSLFGSQEILSVGGNGYGVLPDVDEWDEKTLLGYEKEILGFYVTGHPLARYSDSIKRFATCEASALPERTDKEQVRICGIVSGIKELITKKGDRMAFVSLEDLSGSVEVIVFPEVYSASMDLLKGEEPLLISGELDVGEEACKILATEVALLRDVKQTMAKRVHIRLTTPGLDEMQMRQLKGIVQRYRGNCDVKLHIVIPNRSETIISLPDQLKMSASDEALADVDALFGYSVMNYE